In a genomic window of Candidatus Microthrix parvicella Bio17-1:
- a CDS encoding LemA family protein, giving the protein MKVLIALVIIIVVLAVGFGLYLMGAYNGLVKLRNKIESAFAQIDVQLNRRHDLIPNLVETVRGYATHEKETLEGVIAARNAAVAATGPEAQAEAEGVLSGMLKQVFALSEAYPDLKANSQFLDLQRQLSETEDRIAYSRQYFNDNVRTYNTKIQSFPQNLIAKKMGFTERAYFQADETSRANVQVEF; this is encoded by the coding sequence ATGAAGGTGCTGATAGCTCTCGTGATCATCATCGTTGTGCTGGCGGTGGGCTTTGGCCTTTACCTCATGGGCGCCTACAACGGCCTGGTCAAGCTGCGCAACAAGATCGAGTCGGCGTTTGCCCAGATCGATGTGCAGCTCAACCGCCGTCACGACCTGATCCCCAACCTGGTGGAGACGGTGAGGGGCTACGCCACGCACGAGAAGGAGACGCTGGAGGGCGTCATCGCCGCACGGAACGCAGCGGTGGCAGCCACCGGTCCCGAGGCACAGGCCGAGGCCGAGGGCGTGCTCAGCGGCATGCTGAAGCAGGTGTTTGCCCTCTCCGAGGCGTACCCGGACCTCAAGGCCAACAGCCAGTTCCTCGACCTGCAGCGTCAGCTGTCGGAGACCGAGGACCGCATCGCCTACTCGCGCCAGTACTTCAACGACAACGTGCGCACCTACAACACCAAGATCCAGTCGTTCCCGCAGAACCTGATCGCCAAGAAGATGGGCTTCACCGAGCGGGCGTACTTCCAGGCCGACGAGACCAGCCGGGCCAACGTGCAGGTGGAGTTCTAA
- a CDS encoding M48 family metalloprotease — MSVSQPPSGAPPALAPADGGPQRSLLTVPLDPVERRAMLEADVASMYRSTAAVLAVPVVIVALGLGLLKWWLGLLVLVVGFGAVVGVLAWRRAGAVTAVLNAMGARRLREGEYPRYSNLIEGLGMSSGVAEPRLYVVDDPGANAATVAIGDESCVVVTSGLLDAADRIALEAVLAQQVAHLSGGDAEAATAAFAFRTTVGWRHGLDRLLPARREELCDLNALDFTRYPPGMISALELVSKLGPAVAAADPSVAHFWMAAPDEFQVNNAAQVSIARRLALLVEL; from the coding sequence ATGAGTGTGTCGCAGCCACCCAGCGGCGCCCCGCCCGCCCTCGCGCCCGCCGACGGTGGTCCGCAGCGATCGTTGCTGACCGTTCCCCTGGATCCGGTCGAGCGGCGGGCGATGCTCGAAGCCGACGTGGCCTCGATGTACCGCTCCACGGCGGCGGTCCTGGCGGTTCCGGTGGTGATCGTGGCCCTTGGGCTGGGACTGCTGAAGTGGTGGCTCGGGCTGCTGGTGCTGGTCGTGGGCTTCGGTGCGGTCGTGGGCGTGCTCGCCTGGCGGCGCGCCGGCGCGGTGACCGCCGTGCTGAACGCCATGGGTGCCAGGCGACTGCGCGAGGGCGAATACCCGCGGTATTCCAACCTGATCGAGGGCCTGGGTATGTCGTCCGGGGTGGCCGAGCCGAGGCTGTACGTGGTCGACGATCCGGGCGCCAACGCAGCCACCGTCGCCATTGGCGACGAGAGTTGCGTGGTGGTCACCTCGGGTTTGCTGGACGCTGCTGATCGCATCGCCCTCGAGGCGGTGCTGGCCCAACAGGTGGCACACCTGTCCGGAGGCGACGCCGAGGCCGCCACGGCCGCCTTCGCCTTTCGCACCACGGTCGGCTGGCGCCACGGCTTGGACCGCCTGTTGCCCGCCCGCCGCGAAGAGTTGTGCGACCTGAACGCACTGGACTTCACCCGCTACCCGCCCGGCATGATCTCGGCCCTGGAACTGGTGTCCAAACTGGGACCGGCCGTGGCCGCAGCCGATCCGTCGGTGGCCCACTTCTGGATGGCGGCGCCCGACGAGTTCCAGGTGAACAACGCCGCCCAGGTGTCGATCGCCCGACGGTTGGCGCTCCTGGTCGAGCTGTAG
- the pdxS gene encoding pyridoxal 5'-phosphate synthase lyase subunit PdxS: protein MSDSTPTATTATPTIKRGLAEMLKGGVIMDVVDAEQAKVAEDAGAVAVMALERVPADIRRDGGVARMSDPAMIEGIQAVVSIPVMAKARIGHFAEAQVLQALDVDFVDESEVLTPADEAYHIDKFAFDVPFVCGATNLGEALRRISEGAAMIRSKGEAGTGDIVQAVRHMRSITSAIRAIGQADEAELFGWAKDLAAPLSLVQEVARTGWLPVPLFCAGGVATPADAALVMQLGAESVFVGSGIFKSETPSVMAKAVVEAATNFNDPDTVVRVSRGLGAAMRGLDSAAEELNFAQRGW from the coding sequence ATGAGCGACAGCACCCCCACCGCAACGACCGCCACCCCCACCATCAAACGAGGCCTGGCCGAAATGCTCAAGGGCGGCGTCATCATGGACGTCGTCGATGCCGAGCAGGCCAAGGTGGCCGAGGACGCCGGAGCCGTTGCGGTCATGGCCCTCGAGCGGGTGCCCGCCGACATCCGCCGAGACGGTGGGGTTGCCCGCATGTCGGACCCGGCCATGATCGAGGGCATCCAGGCGGTGGTCAGCATTCCCGTCATGGCCAAGGCCCGCATCGGCCATTTCGCCGAGGCGCAGGTGCTCCAGGCGCTCGACGTGGACTTCGTCGACGAGTCCGAGGTGCTGACCCCGGCCGACGAGGCGTACCACATCGACAAGTTCGCCTTCGACGTTCCATTCGTGTGCGGCGCCACCAACCTGGGAGAGGCGCTCCGGCGCATCTCGGAGGGAGCGGCCATGATTCGTTCCAAGGGTGAGGCCGGTACCGGCGACATCGTGCAGGCGGTGCGCCACATGCGTTCGATCACCTCGGCGATTCGGGCGATCGGCCAGGCCGACGAGGCGGAGCTGTTCGGATGGGCGAAGGATCTGGCGGCGCCGCTCTCGCTGGTGCAGGAGGTGGCCCGCACCGGATGGCTGCCAGTGCCCCTGTTCTGCGCCGGTGGTGTGGCCACCCCCGCAGACGCAGCCTTGGTGATGCAGTTGGGCGCCGAGTCGGTGTTCGTCGGGTCGGGCATCTTCAAGTCGGAGACGCCTTCGGTGATGGCCAAGGCGGTCGTCGAGGCGGCCACCAACTTCAACGATCCGGACACGGTCGTGCGGGTCAGCCGCGGCCTTGGCGCTGCGATGCGCGGCCTCGATTCGGCCGCCGAGGAGCTCAACTTCGCGCAGCGGGGTTGGTGA
- the pdxT gene encoding pyridoxal 5'-phosphate synthase glutaminase subunit PdxT: MATVGVLALQGAARAHRRMLEHLGVSVREVRRPAHLDDVEALVIPGGESTTISLLLDRSGLRHPLVERLSGGMAVLGTCAGAILLASDVRDGRDDRPGLDVLDMTVRRNGFGRQLASFEADLSLELDPPLGGSSRAVFIRAPRIERVGPGIEVVARYGGEPVAVAAGGVWATTFHPELTDDLRLHRAWLESTNPEARKLA; encoded by the coding sequence ATGGCGACCGTTGGCGTACTGGCGCTGCAGGGCGCCGCGCGGGCCCACCGCCGGATGCTTGAGCACCTTGGTGTTTCAGTCAGAGAGGTTCGGCGTCCGGCGCACCTGGACGACGTCGAGGCCTTGGTGATTCCGGGCGGAGAGTCGACGACCATCTCGTTGCTGCTCGATCGCAGCGGACTGCGTCACCCGCTGGTCGAGCGACTGTCCGGCGGCATGGCCGTGCTGGGCACGTGCGCGGGCGCCATCCTGTTGGCCTCGGACGTGCGCGATGGACGCGACGATCGGCCCGGACTTGACGTCTTGGACATGACGGTGCGCCGCAACGGGTTTGGCCGCCAGTTGGCCAGTTTCGAGGCGGACCTCAGCCTCGAGTTGGACCCCCCGCTGGGCGGATCGAGCCGCGCGGTCTTTATCAGGGCACCCCGAATCGAACGTGTGGGCCCCGGCATCGAGGTGGTGGCGCGCTACGGGGGCGAGCCGGTTGCCGTGGCCGCCGGGGGCGTGTGGGCCACCACGTTTCACCCGGAGTTGACCGACGATCTTCGCCTTCATCGGGCGTGGCTGGAGTCGACGAACCCCGAGGCACGTAAGCTCGCCTGA
- a CDS encoding YebC/PmpR family DNA-binding transcriptional regulator: protein MSGHSKWATIKHKKGAADAKRGKLFAKLIRQLEIAARSGGGDLDANPTLRSMYQKARSASVPVDTIERAIKRGTGELDGVTYEEVTYEGYGPHGVAIFVDGSTDNRNRTGAEIRSIFSKAGGSLAEPGAVAWQFERRGWIQVSSDIEEDDLMMTAIEAGADDVVAGDGAWVVTTDPHELMAVRDALEEAGVTASSAELTMIPVNTVELGTVGEARGVLALIEALEDHDDVADTYANVDVPDDVAEALAAE, encoded by the coding sequence ATGTCGGGTCACTCCAAATGGGCGACCATCAAGCACAAGAAGGGCGCTGCGGATGCGAAGCGCGGCAAGCTCTTCGCCAAGCTCATTCGCCAGCTCGAAATCGCCGCCCGCTCGGGCGGCGGCGATCTGGACGCCAACCCCACGCTGCGCAGCATGTACCAGAAGGCTCGCAGCGCCTCGGTGCCCGTCGACACGATCGAGCGGGCGATCAAGCGGGGCACCGGCGAACTGGACGGCGTCACCTACGAGGAGGTCACCTACGAGGGATACGGTCCCCACGGCGTGGCCATCTTTGTTGACGGCTCGACCGACAACCGCAACCGGACCGGCGCCGAGATTCGTTCGATCTTCTCCAAGGCCGGCGGCTCGTTGGCCGAGCCCGGCGCAGTGGCCTGGCAGTTCGAACGCAGGGGGTGGATTCAGGTTTCCTCCGACATCGAGGAGGACGACCTGATGATGACCGCGATCGAGGCCGGGGCCGACGACGTCGTTGCGGGCGATGGAGCCTGGGTGGTGACCACCGATCCTCACGAGTTGATGGCGGTGCGAGATGCCCTGGAGGAGGCCGGCGTCACGGCGAGTTCGGCCGAGCTGACGATGATTCCGGTGAACACCGTCGAATTGGGCACGGTGGGCGAGGCTCGTGGCGTCCTGGCACTCATCGAGGCGCTCGAGGACCACGACGACGTGGCCGACACCTACGCCAACGTGGACGTACCCGACGACGTGGCCGAGGCGCTCGCCGCCGAGTGA
- a CDS encoding DUF6286 domain-containing protein: MTGNRRRTLAQAAAALLGLLMLMAGTVAVIEASAHLLELDPVLLPWRRTSARLADLRVGDGWVRAAGVGFVAVGLLLGVLGTAPRHRRTLAVGGNDRPTWARVDIVDVQRAVIAAAESVPAVASARARWTRGGRLRVTLRCRVDPTDDTIEVVRQQLGAALDRLGVEPPRGMTVVRSRRAP; the protein is encoded by the coding sequence ATGACCGGCAACCGCCGACGCACGCTTGCACAGGCTGCGGCGGCACTGTTGGGTCTCCTGATGCTCATGGCGGGAACGGTGGCGGTGATCGAGGCCTCGGCCCACCTCCTCGAGCTGGATCCCGTGTTACTGCCATGGCGCCGCACCTCCGCTCGGCTGGCCGACCTACGCGTCGGCGACGGGTGGGTGAGAGCTGCCGGCGTCGGGTTCGTCGCCGTGGGGCTGCTGCTGGGCGTCCTGGGCACAGCGCCCAGGCACAGGCGGACGCTTGCGGTCGGTGGCAACGACCGCCCCACCTGGGCCCGGGTCGACATCGTGGACGTTCAGCGCGCGGTGATCGCTGCTGCGGAGTCCGTGCCCGCGGTGGCCTCAGCCCGTGCCCGCTGGACCAGAGGAGGCCGTCTGCGGGTCACGCTGCGATGTCGCGTTGACCCGACCGACGACACGATCGAGGTGGTCCGCCAGCAGCTGGGCGCCGCCCTCGACCGGTTGGGCGTTGAGCCGCCGCGCGGCATGACGGTGGTGCGGTCCAGGAGGGCCCCATGA
- a CDS encoding J domain-containing protein, protein MGPETAGPGIGLGAERLLGVNPDASAEEVDAAWRSFAKRHHPDRGGDPEVFRRGMAAREQLRRDATSRVRTRGVPSRRRIMRRRVRSLFARIIPSLQPPPSRVD, encoded by the coding sequence GTGGGGCCAGAGACCGCCGGTCCGGGCATCGGTTTGGGGGCCGAACGCTTGCTGGGGGTCAACCCCGACGCCTCCGCCGAGGAGGTCGATGCGGCATGGCGGTCGTTCGCCAAACGACATCACCCCGACCGCGGCGGCGACCCGGAGGTCTTTCGTCGCGGGATGGCCGCCCGGGAGCAACTCCGGCGCGACGCAACGTCACGGGTCAGGACGCGGGGGGTGCCGTCGCGCCGCCGGATCATGCGTCGTCGCGTCAGAAGCCTGTTCGCCCGTATCATTCCGTCGCTTCAGCCGCCGCCCTCAAGGGTCGACTAG
- a CDS encoding Asp23/Gls24 family envelope stress response protein, giving the protein MSDTAPAGPTTTTSGIEADSGVAADGGSNDGEGGAVAGLEATSTTIAVRAESALHTDKGTTTIAEGVVAKIVGIATREVAGIHSMGSGAGRAMGSVKDLLPGGSSSVTEGVSVEVGSTQAAADLSIVTEYGMAIQDVAQAVRDNVIRRVQQMTGLEMVEVNIAVTDVNVPTKSAGTPSVPGASSGRQQRVQ; this is encoded by the coding sequence ATGAGCGATACAGCGCCCGCAGGGCCGACTACGACCACCTCCGGCATCGAGGCCGACTCGGGAGTTGCCGCCGATGGAGGATCCAACGATGGCGAGGGCGGTGCTGTCGCCGGCCTTGAGGCCACGTCGACCACCATCGCGGTGAGGGCCGAGTCGGCCCTGCACACCGACAAGGGCACCACCACCATCGCCGAGGGCGTCGTTGCCAAGATCGTTGGCATCGCCACCCGCGAGGTGGCGGGCATTCACTCGATGGGTTCGGGGGCCGGACGGGCGATGGGCTCGGTCAAGGACCTCCTGCCCGGCGGCTCCTCCAGCGTCACCGAAGGCGTGTCCGTCGAGGTTGGGAGCACCCAGGCCGCAGCCGACCTCAGCATCGTCACCGAGTACGGCATGGCGATTCAAGACGTGGCCCAGGCCGTGCGGGACAACGTCATCCGCCGGGTGCAGCAGATGACCGGCCTGGAGATGGTGGAGGTCAACATTGCGGTCACCGACGTGAACGTGCCGACGAAATCGGCCGGAACCCCCTCGGTTCCCGGTGCGTCGTCGGGCCGCCAACAGCGGGTGCAGTAG
- the ruvC gene encoding crossover junction endodeoxyribonuclease RuvC — translation MFVLGIDPGLSRCGYCCLDTDGRAHTTMAIGVLTTPPDAPVPQRLAELASDLRSLFDELQPQAVAVERVLFQVNVRTAISVGQASGLVLAEAAGRGCEVVEYSPNQVKGAVAGHGAADKNEVATMVQWLLGLSRPPHPADAADAAAIALCHIAISGTTVGAAR, via the coding sequence GTGTTCGTTCTTGGGATTGATCCGGGGTTGTCCCGATGCGGGTACTGCTGTTTGGACACCGATGGTCGGGCCCACACCACCATGGCCATCGGCGTGCTGACCACACCGCCGGACGCACCGGTGCCGCAGCGGTTGGCAGAACTGGCGAGCGACCTTCGGTCGCTATTCGACGAGCTTCAGCCCCAGGCCGTTGCGGTGGAACGGGTGCTCTTTCAGGTCAATGTGCGCACCGCCATCTCTGTCGGGCAGGCCAGCGGGCTGGTACTGGCCGAGGCGGCAGGCCGTGGCTGCGAGGTCGTCGAGTATTCGCCAAATCAGGTGAAGGGGGCGGTTGCCGGACACGGCGCCGCCGATAAAAACGAGGTGGCCACCATGGTGCAATGGCTGCTGGGCCTCAGCCGACCGCCTCATCCCGCCGACGCGGCCGACGCGGCCGCCATCGCGCTCTGCCACATCGCGATCAGCGGCACCACCGTCGGAGCCGCCCGATGA
- the ruvA gene encoding Holliday junction branch migration protein RuvA translates to MIGSLRGTLLARRGAEFTIEVAGVGYRCAASPGLTGAAGEEGAELFCWIHHHIREDAQTLYAFATEDERQLFEALIGAHGVGPALAMSILGVHSPIALARAVAADDVAALCLVPGVGKKTAARLLVELKSRLDVGSFDSSPMVDGSGPDVSDADSVSSARADVRSALAELGYSADEANQAIAALPEGDNSGDLLRAALGFLAGG, encoded by the coding sequence ATGATCGGTTCGTTGCGCGGCACATTGCTGGCCCGGCGTGGAGCCGAGTTCACCATCGAGGTCGCCGGGGTCGGGTACCGCTGCGCGGCCTCACCGGGTTTAACGGGCGCAGCGGGGGAGGAGGGAGCCGAGCTGTTCTGCTGGATCCACCACCACATCCGCGAAGACGCCCAGACCCTGTACGCGTTCGCCACCGAGGACGAACGGCAGTTGTTCGAGGCGCTGATCGGCGCGCATGGGGTGGGGCCGGCGTTGGCCATGTCGATCCTCGGCGTTCACTCACCCATCGCGTTGGCGCGCGCCGTGGCGGCCGACGATGTGGCTGCGCTGTGTCTGGTGCCCGGGGTGGGAAAGAAGACGGCGGCACGACTGCTGGTGGAGCTGAAGAGCCGGCTGGACGTCGGCAGTTTCGACTCGTCGCCCATGGTTGATGGATCCGGCCCCGACGTCTCCGATGCGGATTCGGTGTCCTCGGCGCGGGCCGACGTTCGCTCCGCCCTCGCGGAGTTGGGGTACTCGGCCGACGAGGCCAACCAGGCCATCGCCGCCCTGCCCGAGGGCGACAACTCCGGCGACCTTTTGCGTGCTGCGCTTGGGTTCCTGGCGGGGGGCTGA
- the ruvB gene encoding Holliday junction branch migration DNA helicase RuvB has translation MARDELLDPHLGAQDPPVDALNPTPEEQPTEPGLRPRTLEEFVGQRELKERLRIILEAARRRGAASDHLLFAGPPGLGKTTLAGIVATEVGSTMQVTSGPALERAGDLAAILTKIGSGDVLFIDEIHRLPRAVEEVLYPAIEDFQLDIVLGKGPAARSIRLDLPEFTLVGATTRTGLITGPLRDRFGLVARLDYYEPADLQSIVERTATIIDAPLSTDGAREIARRSRGTPRIANRLLRRVQDYADVEADGNIDADVAQRGLAVFGIDGLGLDKVDRAILDSIVRRFAGGPVGLSTLAIAVAEPTETVEDVHEPFLIQQGLLMRTPRGRVATPAAWTHLGLTPPEEAPGPASLFRRQEWNTDSG, from the coding sequence GTGGCCCGGGACGAATTGCTCGATCCGCACCTGGGCGCGCAGGACCCACCGGTGGACGCGCTCAACCCGACACCCGAGGAGCAGCCCACCGAGCCGGGCCTGCGGCCGCGCACGTTGGAGGAGTTCGTCGGACAGCGTGAGCTGAAGGAACGCCTGCGGATCATTCTGGAGGCGGCCCGGCGGCGCGGCGCGGCATCCGACCATCTGCTTTTTGCCGGGCCTCCGGGCCTGGGCAAGACCACCTTGGCCGGCATCGTGGCCACCGAGGTGGGCTCCACCATGCAGGTCACCAGTGGCCCTGCGCTGGAACGCGCGGGCGACCTGGCGGCCATCCTGACCAAGATCGGCTCGGGCGACGTGTTGTTCATCGACGAGATCCACCGCCTGCCGAGGGCGGTGGAGGAGGTGCTGTACCCGGCGATCGAAGACTTCCAGCTCGACATCGTGTTGGGTAAGGGCCCCGCCGCCAGGTCGATTCGTCTTGACCTGCCAGAGTTCACGCTGGTGGGCGCCACCACCCGTACCGGGCTGATCACCGGCCCGCTGCGTGATCGCTTCGGGCTGGTGGCCCGCCTCGACTATTACGAGCCCGCCGACCTCCAATCGATCGTGGAGCGCACGGCCACCATCATCGATGCTCCGCTGAGCACCGATGGTGCCCGGGAGATCGCACGGCGCTCGCGGGGCACGCCGCGCATTGCCAACCGGTTGTTGAGACGAGTGCAGGACTATGCCGACGTGGAGGCTGACGGCAACATCGATGCCGACGTTGCTCAGCGGGGGCTTGCGGTGTTCGGCATCGATGGCCTCGGTTTGGACAAGGTGGACCGTGCGATCCTCGATTCGATCGTCCGTCGCTTCGCCGGGGGTCCGGTCGGCCTGTCCACGCTGGCGATCGCCGTGGCCGAGCCCACCGAGACCGTCGAGGACGTGCACGAGCCGTTCCTGATTCAGCAGGGACTGCTCATGCGCACCCCGCGAGGACGGGTCGCCACGCCCGCAGCCTGGACCCATTTGGGCCTCACCCCACCGGAAGAGGCGCCGGGCCCGGCGTCGCTCTTTCGGAGGCAGGAATGGAACACCGACTCAGGCTGA